Proteins from a genomic interval of Alphaproteobacteria bacterium:
- a CDS encoding mandelate racemase/muconate lactonizing enzyme family protein gives MKIVDVKCALLGEHPVVRIVTDEGIDGYAQAEFWKPYLKPHILSFRDALIGEDPTDVERVMLKIRQRGGFKPWGAAVGTIEMALWDTAGRAHGLPVYKLLGGKVRDRVRVYNGGIRFPFAGYAPEDFAADCAKMMALPEGFTIIKQPIGFHSPMKRALPWFHYGDTQTTPVHGSLDRGLLTERGLKHVVACVEAMKDVLGDAVGLALDCGPGWTVPDAIRFARAVEPLNLMWLEDLITGDYVPFVNADVYREVTRATATPIHTGEQIYLRQNFKELIERHAVNIVGPDPCDVGGLAELKWIAEYADLHGILIAPHGTANGLLGLGALVNVAATLPHNLIAFELPNANPAWWADIVEGLPDPLVRDGMIEVWDRPGLGVSLVPEKARRYLSEDDKAFFD, from the coding sequence ATGAAGATCGTCGACGTCAAATGCGCGCTGCTGGGCGAGCACCCGGTGGTGCGCATCGTCACCGACGAAGGCATCGACGGCTATGCCCAGGCCGAATTCTGGAAGCCCTACCTGAAGCCGCACATCCTCAGCTTCCGCGATGCGCTGATCGGCGAGGATCCGACCGACGTCGAGCGCGTGATGTTGAAGATCCGCCAGCGCGGCGGCTTCAAGCCGTGGGGCGCCGCGGTCGGCACCATCGAGATGGCGCTGTGGGACACCGCCGGGCGCGCCCACGGCCTGCCGGTCTACAAGCTGCTCGGCGGCAAGGTCCGCGACAGGGTCCGCGTCTACAACGGCGGCATCCGCTTCCCCTTCGCCGGCTATGCGCCGGAGGACTTCGCCGCCGACTGCGCGAAGATGATGGCGCTGCCCGAGGGCTTCACCATCATCAAGCAGCCGATCGGCTTCCACAGTCCGATGAAGCGCGCCCTGCCCTGGTTCCACTATGGCGACACCCAGACCACGCCGGTGCACGGCAGCCTCGACCGCGGCCTGTTGACCGAGCGCGGGCTGAAGCACGTCGTCGCCTGCGTCGAGGCGATGAAGGACGTGCTCGGCGACGCCGTCGGCCTCGCGCTCGACTGCGGGCCGGGCTGGACCGTACCGGACGCCATCCGCTTCGCCCGCGCGGTCGAGCCGCTCAACCTGATGTGGCTGGAGGACCTGATCACCGGCGACTACGTGCCGTTCGTCAACGCCGACGTCTATCGCGAGGTCACCCGCGCCACGGCGACGCCAATCCACACCGGCGAGCAGATCTACCTGCGCCAGAACTTCAAGGAGCTGATCGAGCGCCACGCGGTCAACATCGTCGGGCCCGATCCCTGCGACGTCGGCGGGCTCGCCGAGCTGAAGTGGATCGCCGAATATGCCGACCTGCACGGCATCCTGATCGCGCCGCACGGCACCGCCAACGGCCTGCTCGGGCTCGGCGCGCTGGTCAACGTGGCGGCGACCCTGCCGCACAACCTGATCGCGTTCGAGCTGCCCAACGCCAACCCGGCCTGGTGGGCCGACATCGTCGAGGGCCTGCCCGACCCGCTGGTCCGCGACGGCATGATCGAGGTGTGGGACCGCCCGGGACTGGGCGTCAGCCTGGTGCCGGAAAAGGCGCGGCGCTACCTGTCGGAAGACGACAAGGCGTTCTTCGACTGA
- a CDS encoding GFA family protein: MSDVYKGTCFCGAVEVEVRGAPKATGYCHCADCQAWSAAPINAFSLWSPTDVRITRGKGSVGTYNKTDRSYRKFCTTCGGHLLTDHPGMGLVDVYANILQGFEHRPAVHVNYASKMVSVKDGLPKFKDFPAEFGGSGETLPD, from the coding sequence ATGAGCGACGTCTACAAGGGCACCTGCTTCTGTGGGGCGGTCGAGGTCGAGGTGCGCGGCGCGCCGAAGGCGACCGGATACTGCCACTGCGCCGACTGCCAGGCGTGGTCGGCGGCGCCGATCAACGCGTTCAGCCTGTGGTCGCCGACGGACGTGCGTATCACGCGCGGCAAGGGCAGCGTCGGTACCTACAACAAGACCGACAGGTCCTATCGCAAGTTCTGCACGACCTGCGGCGGTCACCTGCTGACCGATCATCCGGGCATGGGGCTGGTCGACGTCTATGCCAATATCCTGCAGGGCTTCGAGCACCGCCCTGCTGTGCACGTCAACTACGCCAGCAAGATGGTGTCGGTGAAGGACGGCCTGCCGAAGTTCAAGGACTTCCCGGCCGAATTCGGCGGTTCGGGCGAAACCCTGCCCGACTGA
- a CDS encoding phosphatase PAP2 family protein: MRSRRANIAADARRQGGAPALAAGLGRGELAVVRIAARWGRTAPLRPLALLLNRLGNGWLYVALAAGLLLADPGRFPAVAGAATAAALLAHAVYPWIKRQVQRPRPFEADPALTPLLPTLDAFAFPSGHCMTVVAVLIPLCAAYPGLALPAALLGAAIAWARLVAAHHYPSDLVAGFALGAAVGLPMGMLLA; this comes from the coding sequence GTGCGATCTCGCAGAGCCAACATCGCGGCGGACGCACGGCGGCAGGGCGGCGCGCCGGCGCTGGCCGCGGGGCTGGGCCGCGGCGAACTGGCGGTGGTGCGGATCGCCGCCCGCTGGGGCCGCACGGCGCCGTTGCGCCCGCTCGCCCTGCTGCTGAACCGCCTCGGCAACGGCTGGCTCTATGTCGCGCTGGCGGCCGGCCTGCTGCTCGCCGACCCGGGCCGCTTCCCCGCCGTCGCCGGCGCCGCCACCGCGGCGGCGCTGCTGGCGCACGCGGTCTATCCCTGGATCAAGCGCCAGGTGCAGCGGCCGCGGCCGTTCGAGGCCGACCCCGCGCTGACCCCGCTGCTGCCGACGCTGGACGCCTTCGCCTTTCCCAGCGGCCACTGCATGACCGTGGTTGCCGTGCTGATCCCGCTGTGCGCCGCCTATCCCGGGCTGGCGCTGCCGGCGGCACTGCTCGGCGCCGCCATCGCCTGGGCGCGCCTGGTCGCCGCCCACCACTATCCGAGCGACCTCGTCGCCGGCTTTGCGCTCGGCGCCGCCGTCGGCCTGCCGATGGGCATGCTGCTGGCCTGA
- a CDS encoding extracellular solute-binding protein: MTLRKEQELLLQQVARKQLLLGQIDRRQFLSRTLTTGLGMAGIGVASKFGINAARAQDRPLTPTFYQWIEDLHPSIPQVNAQFPGINYQIAPVEGFGIERFVAEAQAGESTWDVYVGQTPFVEMTAMKDAGVIEPWDDYIPQDVLDDIIPSIREECTIDGKLYGWPFLLDVIGMGWHSGLTTEAGLADAPPATWDEYLANSKAVVESGAAPFGCTFDAHGWRSLAPYTHSMSTAVYNEAGLFEFTSDAAVEALKLMKEMMALSHPDILLAGASDGGVNGTPDEVAFAAQRVGYYTKYFNAPLRMAQYWDDPTALHMGALPKFANGEGSTVFWTTGCALFKHGKNKEKVAEYIKALTYDRQIWQDSIAGTETGHPGQLPPYKSIYAEWDANPPEWMLPFVGLVRGQLDVAKAIVNHKFGLQQFVIGQPHWETYLTGEVDDPKVALQAAQDAVMAEVNRG, encoded by the coding sequence ATGACCTTACGCAAGGAGCAGGAACTCCTGCTGCAGCAGGTAGCACGCAAGCAATTGCTGCTGGGACAGATCGACCGGCGCCAGTTCCTGAGCCGCACGCTCACCACCGGTCTTGGCATGGCCGGCATCGGCGTCGCCTCCAAATTCGGCATCAATGCCGCCCGCGCGCAGGATCGCCCGCTGACCCCGACGTTCTACCAGTGGATCGAGGACCTGCATCCGTCGATTCCGCAGGTCAACGCCCAGTTCCCGGGCATCAACTACCAGATCGCCCCGGTCGAGGGTTTCGGCATCGAGCGCTTTGTCGCCGAGGCGCAGGCCGGCGAGAGCACCTGGGACGTCTATGTCGGCCAGACCCCGTTCGTCGAGATGACGGCGATGAAGGACGCCGGCGTGATCGAGCCGTGGGACGACTACATCCCGCAGGACGTGCTTGACGACATCATCCCGTCGATCCGTGAGGAGTGCACCATCGACGGCAAGCTCTATGGCTGGCCGTTCCTGCTCGACGTCATCGGCATGGGCTGGCATTCCGGCCTGACCACCGAGGCCGGCCTGGCCGACGCCCCGCCGGCGACCTGGGACGAGTATCTCGCCAATTCCAAGGCTGTGGTCGAGTCCGGCGCCGCGCCGTTCGGCTGCACCTTCGACGCCCATGGCTGGCGTTCGCTGGCGCCCTACACGCACAGCATGAGCACCGCGGTCTACAACGAGGCCGGCCTGTTCGAGTTCACCAGCGACGCCGCCGTCGAGGCGCTGAAGCTGATGAAGGAGATGATGGCGCTGTCGCACCCGGACATCCTGCTGGCCGGCGCCTCCGACGGCGGCGTCAACGGCACGCCGGACGAGGTCGCCTTCGCGGCCCAGCGCGTCGGCTACTACACCAAGTACTTCAACGCGCCGCTGCGCATGGCCCAGTACTGGGACGATCCGACCGCCCTGCACATGGGCGCGCTGCCCAAGTTCGCCAACGGCGAGGGCTCGACGGTGTTCTGGACCACCGGCTGCGCACTGTTCAAGCACGGCAAGAACAAGGAAAAGGTCGCCGAGTACATCAAGGCGCTGACCTACGACCGGCAGATCTGGCAGGACTCGATCGCCGGCACCGAGACCGGCCACCCCGGCCAGCTGCCGCCGTACAAGTCGATCTACGCCGAGTGGGACGCGAACCCGCCGGAGTGGATGCTGCCGTTCGTCGGCCTGGTCCGCGGCCAGCTCGACGTCGCCAAGGCGATCGTCAACCACAA
- a CDS encoding filamentous hemagglutinin N-terminal domain-containing protein: protein MSIAGAVLASPALAGPEGGVVVEGEATITYGENSIVIQQNSDRVIIEWQSFDVGANESVNFIQPSELAAALNRVLSGEASVILGSLTANGQITLVNPAGTFGAFMNIDVAAITATTLDIINTNFMAGDLVFDQYDDRFADASVTNDGTITVGDRGLAPWWRRGWRTTASSRRVPCGGAGVGHGGDDRLLRRRSGQLSR, encoded by the coding sequence GTGTCGATCGCCGGAGCGGTGCTGGCGAGCCCGGCGCTGGCCGGTCCCGAGGGCGGGGTGGTGGTCGAGGGCGAGGCCACGATCACCTACGGCGAGAACTCGATCGTTATCCAGCAGAACTCCGACCGGGTGATCATCGAGTGGCAGTCGTTCGACGTCGGTGCGAACGAGAGCGTGAACTTCATCCAGCCGTCGGAGCTGGCGGCGGCGCTGAACCGGGTGCTGTCGGGCGAGGCCTCGGTGATCCTGGGTTCGCTGACGGCGAACGGCCAGATCACGCTGGTCAACCCGGCCGGCACGTTCGGGGCTTTCATGAACATCGACGTGGCGGCGATCACGGCGACGACGCTGGACATCATCAACACCAACTTCATGGCCGGCGACCTGGTGTTCGACCAGTATGACGACCGGTTTGCCGATGCCAGCGTGACCAACGACGGCACGATCACGGTGGGCGACCGGGGTCTGGCGCCTTGGTGGCGCCGGGGGTGGCGAACAACGGCATCATCCAGGCGCGTACCGTGCGGTGGTGCTGGCGTCGGGCACGGCGGCGACGATCGACTTCTACGGCGACGGTCTGGTCAACTCTCGCGGTGA